One region of Cobetia sp. cqz5-12 genomic DNA includes:
- the nqrF gene encoding NADH:ubiquinone reductase (Na(+)-transporting) subunit F: MVDTSIIVLGVVMFTVVVIGLVLVILAARSKLVSSGDVQIEINNDPANTLTTQAGGKLLQTLAANGIFLSSACGGGGSCAQCKCRISEGGGSILPTEESHFTMGEKKEGWRLSCQVPVKQDMKIEVPEEIFGVKKWETTVTANPNVATFIKELNLQLPEGEEVNFRAGGYVQLEAPAYDIKFSDFDIEEEYRGDWEKFGLFNVQHKNEEPVIRAYSMANYPEEYGILKFNIRIATPPPNSQHPPGLMSTYVFSLKPGDKVTVMGPFGEFFAKDTDAEMVFIGGGAGMAPMRSHIFDQLKRLNSKRKMSFWYGARSMRESFYNEEYDKLAEENENFEWHLALSDPQPEDNWEGPTGFIHNVLYENYLKDHPAPEDCEYYMCGPPMMNAAVVKMLTDMGVEPENILLDDFGG, translated from the coding sequence ATGGTAGATACCTCCATCATCGTGCTCGGCGTCGTCATGTTCACCGTGGTCGTTATCGGCCTGGTGCTCGTGATTCTCGCGGCACGCAGCAAGCTGGTCTCGAGTGGTGACGTCCAGATCGAGATCAACAACGACCCCGCCAACACCCTGACGACCCAGGCCGGTGGCAAGTTGCTGCAGACTCTGGCCGCCAACGGCATCTTCCTGTCCTCCGCCTGTGGTGGCGGTGGCTCCTGTGCCCAGTGCAAGTGCCGGATCTCGGAAGGCGGCGGCTCCATCCTGCCGACCGAAGAATCCCACTTCACCATGGGTGAGAAGAAGGAAGGCTGGCGCCTGTCGTGCCAGGTCCCGGTCAAGCAGGACATGAAGATCGAAGTGCCGGAAGAGATCTTCGGCGTGAAGAAGTGGGAAACCACTGTCACCGCCAACCCGAACGTCGCGACCTTCATCAAGGAGCTGAACCTGCAGCTGCCGGAAGGCGAGGAAGTCAACTTCCGCGCCGGTGGTTACGTCCAGCTGGAAGCGCCGGCCTACGACATCAAGTTCTCCGACTTCGACATCGAGGAAGAGTATCGTGGTGACTGGGAGAAGTTCGGTCTGTTCAACGTTCAGCACAAGAACGAAGAGCCGGTCATCCGCGCTTACTCCATGGCGAACTATCCGGAAGAGTACGGCATCCTGAAGTTCAACATCCGTATCGCCACTCCGCCGCCGAATTCCCAGCATCCGCCGGGTCTGATGTCCACTTACGTCTTCTCGCTGAAGCCGGGTGACAAGGTGACAGTGATGGGCCCGTTCGGTGAGTTCTTCGCCAAGGACACCGATGCCGAGATGGTCTTCATCGGTGGTGGTGCTGGCATGGCGCCAATGCGCAGCCATATCTTCGATCAGCTCAAGCGTCTGAATTCCAAGCGCAAGATGTCGTTCTGGTACGGTGCGCGCTCCATGCGCGAGTCGTTCTACAACGAGGAATACGACAAGCTGGCCGAAGAGAACGAGAACTTCGAATGGCACCTGGCGCTGTCCGATCCGCAGCCTGAGGACAACTGGGAAGGCCCGACGGGCTTCATCCACAACGTCCTGTATGAAAACTACCTCAAGGACCATCCGGCGCCTGAGGATTGTGAGTACTACATGTGCGGGCCGCCCATGATGAACGCGGCCGTCGTCAAGATGCTCACCGACATGGGTGTGGAGCCGGAGAACATCCTGCTCGATGACTTCGGTGGTTGA
- the nqrM gene encoding (Na+)-NQR maturation NqrM, protein MTIWLLVFAAMLLLIGVMAVGVLMGRKPIAGSCGGLNNLGLKDGCDICGGKDEECEKEQDRQRLMAESGGKPASDLAYDAARR, encoded by the coding sequence ATGACGATCTGGTTACTGGTGTTCGCCGCGATGTTGCTGCTGATTGGCGTGATGGCCGTCGGTGTCCTGATGGGCCGCAAGCCGATCGCCGGCTCCTGCGGTGGTCTCAACAATCTCGGGCTCAAGGATGGCTGTGACATCTGTGGCGGCAAGGACGAGGAGTGCGAGAAGGAGCAGGATCGCCAGCGTCTGATGGCAGAGAGTGGCGGCAAGCCGGCCAGCGATCTGGCCTACGACGCCGCACGTCGCTGA
- the sthA gene encoding Si-specific NAD(P)(+) transhydrogenase, whose protein sequence is MAVYNYDVVVIGTGPAGESAAVNAAKHGKRVAVIEAQSSVGGNCTHKGTIPSKALRHAVKQIIEFNTNRMFRDIGEPRWFSFPKVLERSRRTIEQQVEMRTRFYARNRIDVFFGTARFKDEHTVVVRDAHEGVEELHAEKVVIATGSRPYRPADVNFRHPRIYCSDTILGLSHTPRTLIIYGAGVIGSEYASIFSGLGVKVDLIDTRDRLLSFLDNEISDALSYHLRNNGVLVRHNEEYDRIEGDESGVVVHLKSGKKLRADAFLWANGRTGNTDSLGLENVGLQANGRGQLTVDDQYRTELDHVYAVGDVIGWPSLASAAYDQGRFASANLLGEEFKFVNEVPTGIYTIPEISSVGRGESELTEARIPYEVGQAFFKDTARAQITGDTVGMLKILFHRDTLEILGIHCFGDQASEIVHIGQAIMQQKGEANTLKYFVNTTFNYPTMAEAYRVAAMNGLNRLF, encoded by the coding sequence ATGGCAGTCTATAACTACGATGTCGTCGTGATCGGTACCGGTCCGGCAGGGGAAAGCGCGGCAGTCAACGCGGCCAAGCATGGCAAGCGTGTCGCCGTGATCGAGGCTCAGTCTTCCGTGGGCGGCAACTGCACCCACAAGGGCACCATCCCTTCCAAGGCGCTGCGCCACGCGGTCAAGCAGATCATCGAGTTCAACACCAATCGCATGTTCCGCGACATCGGTGAGCCGCGCTGGTTCTCCTTCCCCAAGGTACTGGAGCGTTCACGCCGCACCATCGAGCAGCAGGTCGAGATGCGTACGCGCTTCTACGCCCGCAATCGCATCGATGTGTTCTTCGGTACCGCGCGCTTCAAGGACGAGCACACCGTCGTGGTACGCGATGCCCATGAAGGGGTCGAGGAGCTGCACGCGGAGAAGGTCGTGATCGCCACCGGCTCGCGTCCTTACCGCCCGGCGGACGTCAACTTCCGCCACCCGCGCATCTACTGCTCCGACACCATCCTGGGCCTGTCGCACACGCCGCGCACGCTGATTATCTACGGTGCCGGTGTCATCGGCTCCGAGTACGCCTCGATCTTCTCCGGCCTTGGCGTCAAGGTCGATCTGATCGATACGCGTGATCGTCTGCTGTCCTTCCTGGATAACGAGATTTCCGACGCGCTGTCCTATCACCTGCGCAACAATGGCGTGCTGGTGCGTCACAACGAGGAATACGACCGCATCGAGGGCGACGAGTCCGGCGTGGTCGTGCACCTCAAGTCCGGCAAGAAGCTGCGTGCTGACGCCTTCCTGTGGGCCAACGGCCGTACTGGCAATACCGACAGCCTTGGTCTCGAGAATGTCGGCCTGCAGGCCAACGGCCGCGGTCAGCTGACCGTCGATGATCAGTACCGCACCGAGCTGGACCACGTCTATGCGGTGGGCGATGTGATCGGCTGGCCGAGCCTGGCATCCGCCGCCTACGATCAGGGCCGCTTCGCGTCGGCCAACCTGCTGGGGGAAGAGTTCAAGTTCGTCAATGAGGTGCCGACCGGCATCTACACCATCCCCGAGATCAGCTCGGTGGGTCGTGGCGAGTCCGAGCTGACCGAGGCGCGCATCCCCTACGAAGTGGGGCAGGCGTTCTTCAAGGACACCGCCCGTGCCCAGATCACCGGCGATACCGTCGGCATGCTCAAGATCCTGTTCCATCGCGATACGCTGGAAATCCTCGGCATCCACTGCTTCGGTGACCAGGCATCCGAGATCGTGCACATCGGTCAGGCCATCATGCAGCAGAAGGGTGAGGCGAATACGCTCAAGTACTTCGTCAACACCACCTTCAACTACCCGACCATGGCGGAAGCCTATCGGGTCGCGGCCATGAACGGACTCAACCGTCTGTTCTGA
- a CDS encoding DNA replication terminus site-binding protein: MPEYQLMARIEAAFDTQISAADQVITAVREENSPLWRLDGVSADSEWLSQALQDVWYQDGQDGRVTRPYLGVVAAGPTVIERVAALNAAKEQLAELFAELREKYPDQLAELKAILPFRHPGLNQHLRGDGLARLHLKQCWRRVPVAEAPVARVRFAWYSSGRSIQRVSVAECEALLMKLDTEAEHVRLQLKLLAGLPSDEILARIQPQAPLMRANLFYREPMMREDGELRTRRALNVSLPLFLPHDDLRLPALNQPSPTPPTERTRARRGDVRIEDTPFLKSLRVHRYR; the protein is encoded by the coding sequence ATGCCCGAATACCAGTTGATGGCCAGAATAGAAGCGGCCTTCGATACGCAGATCAGTGCCGCCGATCAGGTCATCACTGCGGTCAGAGAAGAGAATTCGCCACTCTGGCGGCTGGATGGCGTCAGTGCCGATAGCGAATGGCTCAGCCAGGCGTTGCAGGACGTGTGGTATCAGGATGGCCAGGACGGCCGAGTCACCCGCCCCTATCTGGGCGTCGTCGCCGCAGGCCCGACGGTGATCGAGCGCGTCGCGGCGCTCAACGCCGCCAAGGAGCAACTGGCGGAGCTCTTCGCCGAGCTGCGCGAGAAGTATCCCGACCAGCTGGCCGAACTGAAGGCGATTCTGCCCTTCCGCCACCCGGGGCTGAATCAGCACCTGAGGGGCGATGGACTGGCGCGGCTGCATCTCAAGCAGTGCTGGCGGCGGGTGCCGGTGGCAGAGGCGCCGGTCGCGCGGGTGCGCTTCGCCTGGTACAGCTCCGGGCGTTCGATCCAGCGCGTCAGCGTGGCGGAGTGTGAAGCCTTGCTGATGAAACTGGATACCGAGGCCGAGCACGTACGCCTGCAGCTCAAGCTGCTCGCTGGCTTGCCATCGGATGAGATTCTGGCCCGCATCCAGCCCCAGGCGCCGCTGATGCGCGCCAACCTGTTCTACCGTGAGCCGATGATGCGCGAAGACGGCGAGCTACGTACGCGCCGCGCGCTGAATGTCTCTCTGCCGCTGTTCCTGCCGCATGATGACCTGCGTCTGCCCGCTCTCAACCAGCCAAGCCCGACGCCGCCCACCGAGCGCACCCGCGCCCGCCGCGGCGACGTGCGCATCGAGGATACGCCCTTCCTCAAGAGTCTGCGCGTGCATCGCTATCGTTGA
- a CDS encoding FAD:protein FMN transferase, protein MMSRVARRLAGPALMGLALLVAGCENSSNPELHRFAGPIFGTGFHVTVAADLDADEVASLKQASLEALDKVDWQMSTYKDASELSKLNQAPLDTPITLSDGLAQVLAESQDIGKRSDGAFDITVGPAVNLWGFGPDERLDKAPSDEQIAQALEKVDHLALELDGNTVIKRKPVYADLSGIAKGYGVDRVADVLEAKGIENYLVEVGGEIRVKGEKPGHKPWRIAIEAPKSFERSVQRIIDPGNAAVATSGDYRNYFEQDGVRYSHTIDPRTGRPIQHSLASVTVITPDCASADAWATALNVLGAEKAMTIADRENIAAYFIVKTDDGFKQSWSPAFAPYLKGAPATGDTKPAEEAGA, encoded by the coding sequence ATGATGTCACGCGTCGCAAGACGACTGGCAGGGCCGGCCCTCATGGGGCTGGCCCTGCTGGTTGCAGGCTGTGAAAATTCCAGCAACCCTGAGTTGCATCGCTTCGCCGGCCCCATCTTCGGCACCGGGTTCCATGTCACGGTGGCTGCGGACCTGGATGCCGATGAGGTGGCATCACTCAAGCAGGCGAGCCTCGAGGCGCTCGACAAGGTCGACTGGCAGATGTCGACCTACAAGGACGCCTCGGAGCTCTCGAAGCTCAATCAGGCGCCGCTGGATACGCCGATCACGCTGTCGGATGGCCTGGCGCAGGTGCTGGCCGAGTCGCAGGATATCGGCAAGCGCTCCGACGGGGCCTTCGATATCACCGTCGGCCCGGCCGTCAATCTGTGGGGCTTCGGCCCGGATGAGCGCCTCGACAAGGCGCCGAGCGATGAACAGATCGCGCAGGCGCTCGAGAAGGTCGATCATCTGGCGCTGGAGCTCGATGGCAATACGGTGATCAAGCGCAAGCCGGTGTATGCCGACCTGTCGGGGATCGCCAAGGGCTATGGAGTGGACCGGGTCGCCGATGTGCTCGAGGCCAAGGGCATCGAGAACTATCTGGTCGAAGTCGGTGGCGAGATCCGCGTCAAGGGAGAGAAGCCCGGCCACAAGCCGTGGCGCATCGCCATCGAAGCGCCGAAGTCCTTCGAGCGCTCCGTGCAGCGCATCATCGATCCCGGCAATGCCGCGGTTGCTACCTCCGGTGATTACCGCAACTATTTCGAGCAGGACGGCGTACGATACTCGCACACGATCGATCCACGTACCGGTCGACCGATCCAGCACAGTCTGGCCTCGGTCACCGTGATCACGCCGGATTGCGCGAGTGCGGACGCCTGGGCCACGGCACTCAACGTGCTGGGCGCCGAGAAGGCAATGACGATCGCAGATCGCGAGAACATTGCCGCCTATTTCATTGTCAAAACGGATGATGGCTTCAAGCAGTCCTGGAGTCCGGCATTCGCGCCCTACCTGAAGGGCGCGCCGGCGACAGGCGACACGAAGCCCGCAGAGGAAGCCGGTGCCTGA
- a CDS encoding YrhK family protein, with amino-acid sequence MQDDSQQHDTRQSGTQSRETLQDDPTTDLTLRLGHEELIIHRRYELASIINELVLGLLFTIGSVCFFWEEWMTLGIWLFVIGSLQLTLKPVIRLARRMHLKRMPESALDL; translated from the coding sequence ATGCAGGATGATTCACAGCAACACGACACTCGCCAGTCGGGCACGCAGTCACGCGAGACATTGCAGGATGACCCAACCACGGACCTCACGCTACGCCTCGGCCATGAAGAGCTGATCATCCATCGCCGTTATGAGCTGGCCAGCATCATCAATGAGCTGGTGCTGGGCCTGCTGTTCACGATCGGCAGCGTGTGCTTCTTCTGGGAGGAGTGGATGACGCTGGGGATCTGGCTGTTCGTGATCGGCTCGCTGCAGCTGACGCTCAAGCCGGTGATTCGCCTGGCGCGCCGCATGCACCTCAAGCGGATGCCCGAATCGGCGCTGGACCTCTAG